In one Leishmania panamensis strain MHOM/PA/94/PSC-1 chromosome 14 sequence genomic region, the following are encoded:
- a CDS encoding hypothetical protein (TriTrypDB/GeneDB-style sysID: LpmP.14.1000) — translation MIGLKSMSGVRDVVRGGSWPARLLNTFTSRAARESFEFDAVVTEACATANVAVPSEADLPHAHWWKKLCRACQDKTGTTKHGSQLLRSRLTNALAQRLAVEEVYRLNGDEIAKEDAVDDPIVVMGLPRSNGHMAAHVLTRSGLFLTPRQCDTLSPSSLLDIERRDAFHKKFRGFSYLHPDFLCVRVPQADQVDDDLTLHLMTPQSYAWGLLHGLDEYLLECLEEDQLPVYTEVRRVMELLQWYWKCGHFSEPVTREFDPIDNMMERQTYGTKNVLLHPHWLLYSPFAILSSDAVNIVFPKMRAIWVHRALSQCLPSLCSALCLHNGLYTGKPPSDSQLASMGEKVLGIFGSGTAHAIEYYGKFDQRRMAHWSNRDVKRHATRVATKTLDYFGIELDRYRRMQMISGQTEYVSVSRPLHDAQMPYFCLHDGVIGDVFQDYIYQFEEFAFEKKFGITLKEHTPLAAPADAMAMRGIAHGSSEPRSAPALGLGQPMVGHFQQESRGFR, via the coding sequence ATGATCGGGCTAAAGTCAATGTCGGGGGTGCGTGACGTGGTCCGCGGCGGATCGTGGCCCGCTCGCCTCCTCAACACCTTCACCTCGCGCGCCGCGCGGGAGAGCTTTGAATTTGACGCTGTCGTCACGGAGGCGTGCGCCACAGCCAATGTGGCGGTGCCGTCCGAGGCAGACCTGCCTCACGCGCATTGGTGGAAAAAGCTGTGCCGTGCATGCCAGGACAAGACCGGCACTACAAAACATGGTagtcagctgctgcgctcccgACTAACCAACGCCTTGGCACAACGGCTCGCTGTTGAGGAGGTGTACCGGTTGAATGGTGACGAAATCGCAAAGGAGGATGCAGTGGACGACCCCATCGTGGTGATGGGTCTGCCTCGTTCGAATGGTCACATGGCTGCACACGTGCTGACCCGCTCAGGCCTGTTTCTCACCCCGCGTCAGTGTGACACCTTGTCCCCGTCCTCCCTACTTGACATCGAGCGCCGTGACGCGTTTCACAAGAAGTTCCGCGGCTTCTCGTATCTGCACCCGGACTTTCTCTGCGTCCGAGTACCGCAGGCAGACCAAGTCGACGACGACCTTACCCTGCATCTCATGACGCCGCAGTCGTACGCGTGGGGCCTGCTTCACGGACTGGATGAGTACCTGCTTGAGTGCCTGGAGGAGGATCAACTACCGGTGTACACTGAGGTGCGTCGTGTGATGGAGCTGCTTCAGTGGTACTGGAAGTGCGGACACTTTTCCGAACCTGTAACACGGGAGTTCGATCCTATCGACAATATGATGGAGCGGCAAACGTACGGCACAAAGAATGTGTTGCTCCACCCGCACTGGCTTCTGTACAGCCCCTTCGCCATCCTCAGCTCCGACGCTGTCAACATCGTCTTCCCCAAGATGAGGGCCATTTGGGTGCACCGTGCTCTTAGCCAGTGCCTGCCATCCCTGTGCTCCGCGTTGTGTCTGCACAACGGCCTGTACACGGGTAAGCCGCCAAGCGACTCGCAACTGGCGTCCATgggggagaaggtgctgggCATCTTCGGCTCTGGCACCGCGCACGCAATCGAGTACTATGGCAAGTTTGATCAGCGCCGCATGGCGCACTGGTCGAACCGTGACGTAAAGCGACACGCGACGCGGGTGGCGACAAAGACGCTCGACTACTTTGGCATCGAGCTTGATCGCTATCGCCGCATGCAGATGATCAGCGGGCAGACGGAGTACGTGTCCGTCTCTCGCCCGCTGCACGATGCACAGATGCCGTACTTCTGCCTGCACGATGGCGTCATCGGCGACGTTTTCCAGGACTACATCTACCAGTTCGAGGAGTTCGCGTTTGAGAAGAAGTTTGGCATCACACTGAAGGAGCACACCCCGCTTGCCGCGCCGGCTGACGCGATGGCGATGCGGGGTATCGCACATGGATCTAGCGAACCTCGCTCAGCCCCGGCACTTGGTTTAGGTCAGCCAATGGTGGGGCACTTCCAACAAGAGAGCAGGGGGTTTCGGTGA
- a CDS encoding mitochondrial carrier protein, putative (TriTrypDB/GeneDB-style sysID: LpmP.14.0970), whose translation MSAPAFSSHYAHAAGAANSPLRRQRDAEDDLEDEEHRRLTEASINAFLEEENVPASSRITMEDITTALVVLSNSVATASASFVAKVALLRLDCLAAVEGELRTEVAHSSLPKASVTADESPLQRPARMSVFGWLRHIYKEEGSASGFIRGGKAELGFVLATFVEEALLVAALRSLMKRLGPLMLGKSGRAGGAAASWWMRLSLTVAPTLVLSLLSWPLRTVRTTIRVNYMADTTLPVCQPSRQSSQQQEERQQRRPYRYASATEVWKCVLPQMGIRSLLMNGLDVDLANRVLSLGLAWTVVQPASRWMRYATVMNASTAGAASAPSVLLRLRKNRLFAWGLLLAVAGLVNALQRPFVVLRQRMALLPAVDAESVCNDSDAQFQTPTTVRRGCRYATGWDCAVQVWRREGVAGLFAGLPLCLLTSSVVPLLRTFAGYPAIPSFSGAVV comes from the coding sequence ATGTCCGCGCCAGCGTTCTCCTCCCATTATGCTCatgcagctggagcagccaACTCCCCTTTGCGACGACAGCGCGACGCAGAGGACGACCTCGAAGATGAGGAGCACCGTCGGCTGACAGAAGCGAGCATCAACGCTTTCCTGGAGGAAGAAAACGTGccggcgagcagcagaaTCACTATGGAAGACATCACGACGGCGCTTGTGGTTCTGAGCAACTCGGTAGCCACGGCGTCGGCTAGTTTTGTGGCCAAGGTCGCCCTGCTTCGGCTAGACTGCTTAGCAGCTGTGGAGGGGGAACTACGAACGGAAGTGGCTCACTCCAGCTTACCGAAGGCGAGTGTCACTGCTGATGAATCCCCGTTGCAGCGTCCAGCCCGTATGAGCGTCTTTGGGTGGCTGCGCCACATCTACAAGGAAGAGGGCAGCGCATCTGGCTTCATACGTGGCGGTAAAGCAGAGCTCGGCTTTGTGCTAGCGACCTTTGTTGAGGAGGCTCTGCTTGTTGCCGCCCTGCGTAGCCTGATGAAGCGCCTTGGCCCGTTGATGCTCGGCAAAAGCGGTCGAGctggtggtgcggcggcgtcgtggTGGATGAGACTATCGCTGACAGTGGCACCCACGCTCGTCCTGAGTCTTCTCTcgtggccgctgcgcacGGTGCGGACGACGATTCGAGTAAACTACATGGCGGACACGACCCTACCTGTCTGCCAACCTTCCCGGCAGTCCTCACAAcaacaggaagagaggcagcagcgacgaccaTACCGCTACGCGAGCGCTACTGAAGTGTGGAAATGCGTCCTCCCTCAGATGGGAATTCGCAGCCTTCTCATGAACGGACTTGACGTCGATCTCGCTAACCGCGTCTTGTCACTTGGACTCGCGTGGACAGTGGTGCAGCCGGCGTCGCGGTGGATGCGGTATGCAACGGTGATGAACGCTTCGACCGCCGGCGCAGCGTCCGCGCCGTCGGTGCTACTGCGTCTTAGGAAGAACCGCCTCTTTGCTTGGGGGTTACTGCTGGCGGTTGCCGGATTGGTCAACGCCCTGCAGCGTCCGTTTGTCGTTCTTCGGCAGCGCATGGCGTTGCTGCCCGCCGTAGATGCAGAGAGTGTGTGCAATGACAGCGATGCCCAGTTTCAGACTCCCACCACTGTGCGCCGTGGGTGCCGCTATGCAACCGGCTGGGACTGCGCCGTGCAGGTATGGCGTCGCGAAGGCGTGGCCGGCTTGTTCGCTGGGTTGCCGCTCTGCCTGCTCACGAGctcggtggtgccgctgctacgaACCTTCGCTGGCTACCCAGCCATCCCATCCTTTTCCGGTGCTGTGGTGTAG
- a CDS encoding hypothetical protein (TriTrypDB/GeneDB-style sysID: LpmP.14.0990), giving the protein MTEGRLETIHNLRPKNWDNRRHWTNWHHLYDCEEDHITRESAPFHDLRAGGQFQYEYSGGGPYAAPIEPHHVNDRSAGDRMDFALGRGTDMGGMGYLPLDTEPGRPVKPSKLPRQTAMFTRNCPLKRGLFSEYPHMLEDNGDTTGPSPRAGVMKAGGPCGYLGGAAEHIPDPYSDKPNRGRIWHFRTGPVKHDYPKWMPQGEPEKKPRKTYGPFRAGKPDHLHIGGDVEWIPDPYDKEPIRNNRHPFRTWHTRTKWSMPVLAPWSTGLATSEARKGAGLDLTENSLPSLKTYRKVNLTQTIGAEAALSSMSSKRRYDGTKSVSVRGGGGQGTW; this is encoded by the coding sequence ATGACGGAGGGTCGCCTGGAGACCATTCATAACCTCCGTCCCAAGAACTGGGACAACCGGCGGCACTGGACCAACTGGCATCACCTCTACGACTGCGAGGAGGATCATATCACCCGCGAGAGTGCCCCTTTCCATGACCTCCGCGCTGGCGGTCAGTTTCAGTATGAGTACTCGGGTGGCGGTCCGTACGCAGCGCCGATTGAACCACACCATGTCAAtgaccgcagcgccggcgaccGCATGGATTTTGCACTGGGCCGAGGGACAGACATGGGCGGCATGGGGTATCTGCCGCTCGACACGGAGCCTGGCCGACCTGTGAAGCCGAGCAAATTGCCTCGCCAGACGGCCATGTTTACCCGAAACTGCCCTCTGAAGCGCGGCCTTTTCTCCGAGTACCCGCACATGCTGGAGGACAACGGCGATACCACCGGGCCGTCACCGCGGGCGGGTGTCATGAAGGCTGGCGGTCCCTGTGGCTacctcggcggcgctgccgagcACATTCCTGACCCGTACAGCGACAAGCCGAACCGCGGCCGCATCTGGCACTTCCGCACCGGCCCTGTGAAGCATGACTACCCCAAGTGGATGCCTCAGGGGGAGCCGGAGAAGAAGCCGCGCAAGACCTATGGCCCCTTCCGCGCTGGCAAACCGGATCACCTGCACATCGGGGGCGACGTAGAGTGGATCCCTGACCCGTACGACAAGGAGCCAATCCGCAACAACCGACACCCGTTCCGCACgtggcacacacgcacgaagtGGTCCATGCCAGTGCTCGCGCCGTGGTCGACCGGGCTGGCAACGTCGGAGGCGCGCAAGGGTGCCGGACTAGACTTGACGGAGAACAGCCTGCCGTCCCTCAAAACGTACCGCAAGGTGAACCTCACCCAAACGATCGGCGCGGAAGCAGCACTGTCGTCGATGTCGTCAAAGAGGCGATATGACGGTACCAAGTCTGTGAGTgtaagaggagggggagggcaggggaCATGGTAA
- a CDS encoding hypothetical protein (TriTrypDB/GeneDB-style sysID: LpmP.14.0980), translating into MRSSIATYLRHGRTSERLGSVLPLQRRLLTSSHAKLAVPQLSDIQRKDVVTMALRTARRWVSSSPPPAAPLSPPASAGNLSTGSENNSGPMPSTSHSGAHRVDAHLVTQFAAPVKSRASRVQRCISHRRRRQFHGATTCGESSTKRIEAATSVNASGADVPLTANGDACMRPAPSCSSPPLHTGASEPHFSMSPVQQRLCRLIGTGAWREALEVLCCHKQEDTAASQHVQASWEASSASGLCRRRSSALTASEDTDGCVEAPLIFVSLQEASVWLLLWCGYGTAAWQAWWRTMHPVTSPRLVLLLALFTHVVERDAMRTRDLLLLFEMESGRATTPASAISNGQMCEENPTSPMRVWWRLLWQWLWCCNECTASSKSPSQVHRRRLASFLEGAVEQLTKCVFASSVTPTGHHMGTMAETVALLLLVLRDMHCTCDEWQRMWTEVLTAVCEGKPMQSSRNSLRSAPTPPSRRNAVRSLLLSSSTCALMGTTVKSALWDASSTPNNVGRDDGERAEELSRVHLRKIFSDAEHDLKRLRSHCSPAVPADSRNALEAFRVWHERIVESEGLGSTWAALRLALHPPPTEPRAFSLDQPTAPDRAARVSLQRLLRRIDNATSRGDWITALQLCLSHGVRDGLPYNKDTESLGVETQDLISEAKGPSRCRLFTPTPTPVDAFPFVHRLSKGLVACEVARPFGASWQGALALWNFARQYSYHQVEHASPPDIAVTAGATSEPLRIGPHPPGSARTSLSLRHALGRIFFLLASASRWAEALACFHETPDVYLDGFVVSQVAYALRRCPSQNRAVLDLWAMWRCRVGDAVDPTESMTHKLLLAMLQASATATSPVATLSSTSFQSPAMVAEKVATAVLIAAADRSPSTPAMPVPDGQCAVAVPGTAVPLNWSRQRHVIRSIINDRWVGSWADALSVALASGDVSLLLHTVLRRVPPVHVPKLYSSVRRALQVKGVVLSSAERAALLALCGEGRKLRLIGNPDVSAGEATFPSGEAVPSIGESGGAHQHVLNTEAFLDELLGVD; encoded by the coding sequence ATGAGAAGCTCAATTGCAACCTACCTGCGCCATGGCAGAACGTCCGAACGCCTTGGCAGcgtgctgccgttgcagcGACGCCTTCTGACGTCTTCCCACGCAAAGCTTGCCGTTCCTCAGCTCAGTGACATACAAAGGAAAGATGTCGTTACCATGGCACTGCGCACCGCGAGACGGTGGGTGTcgtcttcaccaccacctgccgCACCGCTGTCACCACCGGCTTCCGCGGGTAACTTGAGCACTGGCAGTGAAAACAATTCAGGTCCAATGCCTTCCACCTCTCACAGTGGTGCACATCGTGTAGATGCACACCTTGTGACGCAGTTTGCCGCACCAGTGAAGTCGAGAGCATCGAGAGTCCAGCGCTGTAtcagccaccgccggcgacgACAATTTCACGGCGCCACGACATGTGGGGAGTCGAGCACCAAGCGTATCGAGGCCGCCACGTCAGTCAACGCATCAGGTGCTGATGTTCCACTGACTGCGAACGGCGACGCTTGTATGCGTCCAGCACCGTCATGTTCTTCACCGCCGCTACACACAGGTGCGAGTGAGCCGCACTTTTCGATGTCgccagtgcagcagcgactgtgTCGGCTTATTGGCACCGGGGCGTGgcgcgaggcgctggaggtaCTCTGCTGCCACAAGCAAGaagacaccgccgccagccaACATGTGCAAGCATCATGGGAAGCTTCGTCAGCAAGTGGTTTGTGTCGCCGCAGATCCAGTGCGCTGACGGCTTCTGAGGACACTGACGGGTGCGTGGAGGCTCCTTTGATCTTCGTATCACTGCAAGAGGCATCTGTTTGGCTtctgctgtggtgcggcTACGGCACGGCTGCGTGGCAGGCGTGGTGGCGCACTATGCACCCTGTCACGTCTCCGAGGCTGGTGCTATTGCTCGCCCTTTTCACCCACGTTGTGGAGCGCGATGCGATGCGCACGCGCGACTTGCTGCTTCTTTTCGAGATGGAGAGTGGCCGTGCCACCACTCCCGCGAGCGCTATCAGCAATGGTCAGATGTGCGAGGAGAACCCTACGTCgcctatgcgtgtgtggtggcgTCTTCTCTGGCAgtggctgtggtgctgcaaCGAGTGCACCGCCTCGAGTAAGAGTCCGTCGCAGGTCCACCGTCGACGTCTTGCCTCTTTCCTGGAGGGggcagtggagcagctgaCCAAGTGCGTATTCGCGAGCTCTGTGACCCCAACGGGACATCATATGGGCACAATGGCAGAGACAGTggcgctgctactgctggtGCTTCGTGACATGCACTGTACATGCGACGAGTGGCAACGTATGTGGACAGAAGTGCTCACCGCGGTCTGCGAGGGTAAACCAATGCAAAGCAGCAGAAACAGCCTCCGCAGTGCCCCCACGCCGCCCTCGAGAAGAAATGCGGTGCGTTCACTCTTGTTGTCGTCCTCTACGTGTGCGTTGATGGGCACGACCGTCAAATCCGCTCTCTGGGACGCTTCCTCGACGCCGAACAACGTTGGAAGGGATGATGGTGAAAGGGCAGAAGAACTAAGTCGCGTGCACCTGAGGAAAATATTCAGCGACGCAGAGCATGACTTAAAGCGTCTTcgcagccactgcagccCTGCCGTTCCAGCAGACAGTAGAAATGCGTTGGAAGCCTTCCGCGTGTGGCACGAGCGGATTGTAGAGAGTGAGGGTCTTGGTAGCACCTGGGCAGCACTGCGCCTAGCACTACACCCGCCGCCAACGGAGCCGCGGGCTTTTAGTCTGGATCAGCCCACTGCACCGGACCGCGCAGCTCGCGTATCGCTTCAacgactgctgcggcgcatcGACAATGCCACGTCGCGAGGCGACTGGATCACAGCATTGCAGCTTTGCTTGAGCCACGGCGTTCGTGATGGTCTCCCCTACAATAAGGACACGGAAAGTTTGGGTGTAGAGACCCAGGACTTGATCAGCGAGGCGAAGGGCCCTTCTCGCTGTCGCCTGTtcacgcccacacccacgccggTAGACGCATTCCCGTTTGTTCACCGACTTAGCAAGGGCCTCGTCGCGTGCGAAGTGGCCAGGCCATTTGGTGCATCGTGGCAGGGTGCTCTGGCCCTGTGGAACTTTGCTCGGCAGTACTCCTACCACCAGGTGGAACATGCATCTCCACCCGACATCGCTGTCACTGCAGGGGCGACGTCGGAGCCGTTGCGCATTGGCCCCCATCCGCCAGGGTCTGCACGGACATCGTTGTCGCTGAGACACGCACTTGGACgcattttctttctcctcgcGTCGGCCAGCCGTTGggcagaggcgctggcgtgctTTCACGAGACCCCAGACGTCTACCTCGATGGCTTTGTTGTGTCACAGGTTGCGTACgccctgcgccgctgtccaTCACAAAATAGAGCCGTTTTGGACTTGTGGGCTatgtggcggtgccgcgtAGGCGATGCCGTGGATCCGACGGAGAGCATGACGCACAAGCTGTTGTTAGCGATGCTGCAGGCGTCAGCCACGGCGACCTCTCCAGTGGCCACCTTGTCTTCCACATCTTTTCAGTCACCGGCCATGGTCGCGGAGAAGGTGGCCACTGCGGTACTCATAGCCGCAGCAGACAGGTCTCCTTCCACGCCTGCCATGCCGGTGCCGGATGGGCAGTGCGCAGTCGCTGTCCCTGGTACCGCGGTACCACTGAATTGGTCGCGGCAGCGTCATGTCATCCGCAGCATCATTAACGATCGCTGGGTGGGCAGTTGGGCTGACGCGCTTAGTGTGGCACTTGCAAGCGGTGATgtgtctctgctgctgcacaccgtTCTACGACGTGTGCCGCCGGTACACGTACCAAAGTTGTACTCAAGCGTGCGGCGAGCACTGCAGGTGAAGGGTGTCGTCCTGTCGTCCGCCGAGCGGGCGGCCCTTCTGGCGTTATGCGGTGAAGGGCGGAAGTTGCGGCTCATCGGCAACCCTGACGTGAGTGCTGGAGAGGCCACCTTTCCCAGTGGTGAGGCTGTGCCATCAATCGGTGAGAGCGGCGGTGCCCACCAGCATGTATTGAACACAGAGGCCTTCCTCGACGAGCTGCTCGGTGTTGACTAG